From Pelotomaculum schinkii, the proteins below share one genomic window:
- a CDS encoding ABC transporter ATP-binding protein, which translates to MKIGSILEIRHLTKKFGKKTAVDDLNFNLIKGETVGLLGPNGAGKSTLIKCIVGLLRPTGGDILIAGKPRGSRQARKISAYVPEVPQLYNMLTVWEHLRFITDAYEVARWEAKAEQLLRLFEIWEQRDEFVKALSKGMRQKLSLCCGIISDARILFLDEPMVGLDPKAIKNLKDLIRELKDEGRTLFVSTHLLDPIENICSRIIVLKKGKTIADGSLAELRSRLGEEKASLEEVFLEVTADA; encoded by the coding sequence ATGAAAATTGGCTCTATCCTGGAAATCCGGCATCTCACTAAAAAATTCGGCAAGAAAACAGCTGTGGACGATTTAAATTTTAACCTCATTAAAGGAGAAACTGTAGGGCTTCTCGGCCCCAATGGCGCAGGAAAAAGCACCTTGATCAAATGCATTGTCGGCTTGCTCAGGCCTACCGGCGGGGATATTTTAATAGCAGGGAAACCGCGGGGCTCCCGGCAAGCCCGCAAGATTTCAGCGTATGTACCCGAAGTACCCCAGCTTTACAATATGCTGACGGTATGGGAACACTTGCGTTTTATCACCGACGCTTATGAAGTAGCGCGCTGGGAAGCAAAAGCGGAACAATTGCTGCGGCTATTTGAAATCTGGGAACAACGCGATGAATTTGTCAAAGCGCTTTCCAAGGGAATGCGCCAAAAGCTTTCCCTTTGCTGCGGGATTATTTCCGATGCCCGGATTTTATTTTTGGACGAGCCCATGGTCGGGCTTGACCCGAAAGCCATTAAGAACCTCAAAGATTTGATTCGAGAGCTAAAAGACGAGGGGCGGACCCTTTTTGTCAGCACGCACCTTCTAGACCCCATTGAAAACATTTGCAGCCGCATCATTGTTTTGAAAAAGGGGAAGACCATTGCCGACGGAAGTCTTGCGGAACTCAGATCGCGTCTGGGAGAAGAGAAAGCCTCTCTGGAGGAAGTGTTCCTGGAGGTAACCGCTGATGCATGA
- a CDS encoding putative ABC exporter domain-containing protein — protein MHDFAILLRYDLLKLKNYLLEIRRSPKKLVSYFLFAAWIFLIMFPAIKNSGQRAFAVTGDTAHIVLAAYALFTGFIMFSSFFSALRKLSYSFQMGDVNLLFPSPLAPNHILLWSLIKKIPSDMAKTCIPALILTPTMFNMGLNIEGILLVYLSIVSLGLLITPVSFLIFLVSVRYGKERWVRGILLISIVWLLFSWLKYTQGNLFSLNILLGYQAPGILNFPLSGWILQLARAAFFGAAPAVYTAIFLVALTVLAANCLVYALARDYYEDVLELAERLETIHAAKRSGKTQGIFQSSSAISGLWQRFLNRKHVTVERRFPGSRAFMFNQVVKYRRTGINEYVGYLAPLSVITGLVTGFIALRNGQALDHGLLHAQNGILAYFLFFRSFSGPLSEELALPYLYTLPGTFFRKALAVNTLPNLRFGLNMFLLNLSYAMIVFLHTKDTGIFMPAVLMSFLVTSLFFEQSNIIALTHVLLPSSLDRKLFYPLMLFVEILIVGIPALIAGGLAFWFTHSVWFAEIAVLAANTAVGIVLLLLSDKIFPYLEMREFAE, from the coding sequence ATGCATGATTTTGCCATTCTTCTGCGCTATGACCTGCTTAAACTCAAAAACTATCTGCTGGAAATTCGCCGCAGTCCCAAAAAGCTCGTGAGCTACTTTCTGTTTGCCGCCTGGATTTTTCTGATCATGTTCCCGGCAATCAAGAACAGCGGGCAACGCGCCTTTGCTGTGACAGGCGATACCGCGCATATTGTTCTTGCCGCCTATGCGCTGTTTACCGGATTTATTATGTTTTCATCTTTTTTTTCTGCTTTAAGAAAATTGTCATATTCTTTTCAAATGGGAGATGTCAATCTCCTCTTTCCGTCCCCGCTTGCGCCCAACCATATCCTTTTATGGAGCCTGATCAAGAAAATTCCTTCAGACATGGCCAAGACCTGCATTCCAGCCCTCATTCTTACTCCAACCATGTTTAATATGGGCTTAAACATTGAGGGAATTCTCCTGGTATACCTATCGATAGTATCTTTGGGATTACTTATCACCCCGGTTTCTTTTTTGATATTTCTTGTTTCGGTCCGCTATGGAAAAGAGCGCTGGGTCCGGGGTATTTTGCTCATTTCCATCGTCTGGTTGCTCTTCAGCTGGTTGAAATACACACAAGGAAATCTATTCAGTCTCAATATTCTTCTTGGTTATCAAGCGCCGGGAATTCTCAACTTTCCCTTGTCCGGCTGGATTCTGCAGCTTGCCCGGGCGGCTTTTTTCGGCGCGGCTCCGGCTGTTTATACGGCTATTTTCCTAGTGGCGTTAACCGTCCTGGCTGCTAATTGTTTGGTCTATGCCCTGGCCAGGGATTACTATGAGGATGTACTCGAACTTGCCGAGAGGCTGGAGACGATTCATGCCGCCAAGCGCAGCGGCAAGACGCAGGGTATATTCCAATCCTCCAGCGCCATATCCGGTTTATGGCAACGTTTCCTGAACAGGAAACATGTCACAGTAGAGCGACGCTTTCCGGGAAGCCGGGCGTTCATGTTTAATCAAGTGGTCAAGTACCGCCGCACCGGCATTAACGAATATGTGGGCTACCTGGCTCCGTTATCCGTGATTACAGGTCTGGTTACCGGTTTCATTGCACTGCGTAACGGTCAAGCGTTAGATCATGGTCTTCTCCACGCGCAAAACGGAATTCTTGCCTACTTTTTATTTTTTCGCAGCTTTTCCGGCCCTTTAAGCGAAGAACTTGCTCTCCCGTACTTATATACTTTGCCGGGGACTTTTTTTCGGAAGGCGTTGGCCGTTAATACCTTGCCAAACTTACGTTTCGGCTTGAACATGTTTCTGCTGAACTTAAGTTATGCCATGATCGTATTTTTGCATACCAAGGATACCGGGATATTCATGCCCGCGGTTTTAATGTCCTTCCTGGTTACATCCTTATTCTTCGAACAATCCAATATTATTGCTTTAACTCATGTCCTGCTGCCTTCCTCTTTAGACCGGAAGCTTTTTTATCCTTTAATGTTGTTTGTGGAAATCTTAATTGTAGGCATTCCGGCTCTAATTGCCGGCGGCCTGGCATTTTGGTTCACCCATAGTGTGTGGTTTGCAGAAATAGCCGTTCTTGCCGCCAATACGGCTGTGGGGATTGTGTTGTTGCTTCTTTCAGACAAAATATTCCCTTACTTGGAAATGCGTGAGTTTGCCGAATAG
- a CDS encoding type II toxin-antitoxin system HicA family toxin, with protein sequence MPSWRELKRFCERDGWELFKDTDHYFYRKIMADGSLKRTKVSKGTGEIPKWLWKDILKKQLQVDEAYFNKMI encoded by the coding sequence ATGCCTAGTTGGAGAGAACTAAAACGTTTTTGTGAACGGGACGGATGGGAGCTGTTTAAAGACACAGATCATTATTTCTATAGAAAAATTATGGCTGATGGGAGTTTAAAACGTACCAAGGTGTCCAAGGGCACAGGTGAAATCCCTAAGTGGTTGTGGAAGGACATCTTAAAGAAGCAGTTGCAGGTGGACGAAGCATATTTCAATAAAATGATTTGA
- a CDS encoding Crp/Fnr family transcriptional regulator, whose translation MLSCLNPKVSDYDKNETLTVTGERLSGLGIVLAGEVVVAKENAAGNRVIMAVNGPGEMFGEIAAFSEDGVWPASVVARGACTVMLLPAGKIVGSCERSCGSHKLLITNMLGIVSDKALMLNRKVEYLAIRSLRGKISTFLLEQYRRTGKDTFMMPLKRNELADFLNVSRPSLSREMSRMRDEGVIDFHRDSIKIKQVEALRSMAG comes from the coding sequence GTGCTTTCATGCCTTAACCCGAAAGTGAGCGACTATGATAAGAATGAAACGCTGACTGTTACCGGAGAAAGACTTTCCGGTTTGGGTATAGTCCTTGCCGGTGAGGTGGTAGTTGCCAAAGAAAATGCTGCGGGCAACCGGGTTATTATGGCCGTAAACGGCCCCGGGGAGATGTTTGGCGAAATAGCCGCGTTTTCAGAAGATGGTGTATGGCCTGCCTCGGTGGTGGCGCGGGGAGCATGCACGGTTATGTTACTGCCGGCGGGAAAGATAGTGGGCAGCTGTGAAAGGTCGTGTGGAAGCCATAAACTGCTGATTACAAACATGCTCGGCATTGTTTCCGATAAGGCGCTGATGCTGAACAGAAAGGTAGAATACCTGGCAATAAGAAGCTTGAGGGGAAAGATCAGCACTTTTCTACTGGAGCAGTATAGAAGAACAGGCAAGGACACGTTCATGATGCCTCTTAAACGCAATGAGCTTGCGGATTTCCTGAACGTTTCCCGCCCGTCTTTATCACGCGAGATGAGCAGGATGAGGGATGAAGGGGTTATAGATTTTCACCGGGACTCCATAAAAATTAAGCAGGTTGAGGCTTTGAGAAGTATGGCCGGATAG
- a CDS encoding ATP-binding protein: protein MKRKIITIDEAKCNGCGLCVDACHEGALQLVNGKARLVSESYCDGLGACLPECPAGAITIEEREAAAFDEEAVKKHMDARLNPMPEKLACGCPGAHARAIERKEADAPAPAIAGHAVPVSQLRQWPCQIKLVPVNAPYFDHAHLLVAADCTAFAYANFHNDFMRNKITIIGCPKLDDIDYAEKLTEILKAHEIKSVTVLRMEVPCCGGIVNAVKQALVNSGKMIPWHIVTVATDGRIVEE from the coding sequence GTGAAAAGAAAAATAATCACGATTGACGAGGCCAAATGCAACGGCTGCGGGCTCTGTGTCGACGCCTGTCATGAGGGCGCCCTGCAACTGGTAAACGGGAAGGCCAGGCTGGTATCTGAAAGCTATTGCGACGGTCTGGGAGCCTGTCTGCCGGAGTGCCCGGCTGGAGCCATAACCATTGAAGAGCGCGAAGCCGCTGCCTTTGATGAAGAGGCTGTAAAAAAACACATGGACGCAAGGCTTAATCCCATGCCCGAAAAGCTCGCCTGCGGCTGCCCCGGCGCCCATGCCAGGGCTATTGAGAGGAAAGAGGCGGACGCGCCGGCGCCTGCCATAGCCGGACATGCCGTGCCTGTGTCACAGCTTCGCCAATGGCCCTGTCAGATCAAGCTGGTACCGGTGAACGCTCCATACTTCGACCATGCCCACCTGCTGGTTGCAGCTGATTGCACAGCTTTTGCCTATGCCAATTTCCATAATGATTTCATGCGCAACAAAATCACCATCATCGGCTGCCCAAAGCTGGATGATATCGATTATGCCGAAAAATTGACCGAGATATTGAAAGCGCACGAAATCAAAAGCGTCACCGTGCTCCGCATGGAGGTGCCCTGCTGCGGCGGCATCGTAAACGCGGTAAAACAGGCGCTGGTAAACAGCGGCAAAATGATACCCTGGCATATTGTCACTGTCGCAACCGACGGAAGAATTGTGGAGGAATAA
- a CDS encoding cupin domain-containing protein → MLEKQFNFAKSAKKLVEKILEDDHTGINHMILPKGDALPEHYTNSNVYMIIINGTMTLQLAGQEEHNYPEGSIITIPFNIKMNVSNRHDELLEFFVVKAPSPKTMRIS, encoded by the coding sequence ATGCTTGAAAAACAGTTTAACTTCGCCAAATCCGCCAAAAAACTGGTAGAGAAAATCCTTGAAGACGATCATACCGGGATCAATCACATGATTTTGCCGAAAGGAGATGCTCTTCCCGAACACTACACCAATTCCAATGTTTATATGATAATAATCAACGGAACCATGACGTTGCAGCTGGCCGGGCAGGAAGAACACAACTATCCTGAAGGCAGTATCATCACAATCCCGTTTAATATCAAGATGAATGTATCAAACCGGCATGATGAGTTGCTGGAATTCTTCGTCGTAAAAGCACCCAGCCCTAAAACAATGAGAATTTCATAA
- the hcp gene encoding hydroxylamine reductase, translating into MMFCFQCEQTAGGKGCAKSGVCGKQPEVANKHDELTCALVGLARAAQDKDPGKKGEELMMQALFATVTNVNFDGPRIDELKSLVQAEKEKLGGAKDLAVDVLWKGDTDLVSLRSTLLLGLRGMAAYAWHAYVLGKEDDEVTAWFFKGMRAIGEEHTVEEWLGLIMEFGQVNLKCMALLDEANTSAYGHPVPVKVPTTIEKGPFIVITGHDLLDLQQLLEQTEGKGVNIYTHSEMLPAHGYPELKKYPHLKGNFGTAWQNQQKEFDNIPAPVIYTTNCLMPPRASYADRLFTTSVVGYPGLKHIPENNGVKDFTPVINKALELGGWAEDKKLTGINGGSELMTGFARNTVLGVADTVIEAVKAGAIKHFFLVGGCDGARAGRNYYTEFVKKTPKDTVVLTLACGKYRFNDLNLGEIGGLPRIMDMGQCNDAYSAIQVAVALAGAFNCEVNDLPLTLVLSWYEQKAVCILLTLLSLGLKNIYLGPTLPAFISPNVLDVLVEKFNIKPISTPEADLQVILG; encoded by the coding sequence ATGATGTTTTGTTTCCAGTGTGAGCAGACTGCGGGAGGCAAAGGCTGCGCCAAGTCAGGCGTGTGCGGCAAGCAGCCGGAAGTCGCTAACAAGCATGATGAACTGACCTGCGCCCTGGTTGGCCTGGCCCGCGCCGCCCAGGACAAGGACCCGGGTAAGAAAGGCGAAGAACTGATGATGCAGGCGCTTTTTGCAACAGTCACCAATGTAAACTTCGACGGCCCCCGCATCGACGAGCTAAAGAGCCTTGTGCAAGCTGAAAAAGAAAAACTGGGAGGCGCAAAAGACCTGGCCGTAGACGTACTATGGAAGGGCGATACCGATCTGGTATCCCTGCGTTCCACACTGCTTCTCGGTTTGCGGGGCATGGCGGCCTATGCCTGGCATGCTTACGTACTGGGTAAAGAAGACGATGAAGTGACAGCATGGTTCTTCAAGGGCATGCGGGCCATCGGCGAGGAGCACACTGTTGAGGAATGGCTGGGTCTGATCATGGAGTTCGGTCAGGTCAACCTCAAATGCATGGCCCTGCTGGATGAAGCCAACACTTCCGCTTACGGGCATCCCGTACCGGTAAAAGTCCCCACTACTATCGAAAAAGGACCGTTTATCGTGATTACCGGCCACGACCTGCTTGACTTACAACAGCTCCTTGAGCAGACCGAGGGCAAGGGCGTCAACATCTATACCCACAGCGAAATGCTGCCCGCCCACGGCTATCCGGAACTGAAAAAATACCCGCATTTGAAAGGCAACTTCGGTACCGCCTGGCAGAACCAGCAAAAGGAATTTGACAACATCCCGGCCCCTGTCATCTATACAACTAACTGTCTGATGCCACCCAGGGCTTCTTATGCCGACAGGCTCTTTACCACCTCGGTCGTCGGCTACCCCGGCCTCAAGCACATACCGGAAAATAACGGCGTAAAGGATTTCACGCCGGTAATCAACAAGGCGCTCGAACTCGGCGGATGGGCGGAAGACAAAAAGCTGACCGGCATCAACGGGGGTTCTGAACTCATGACCGGCTTCGCCCGCAACACCGTGCTTGGCGTTGCCGACACGGTCATTGAAGCAGTCAAAGCCGGCGCCATCAAGCACTTCTTTCTCGTAGGAGGCTGTGACGGCGCCAGGGCCGGCCGCAACTACTACACCGAGTTTGTGAAAAAGACTCCCAAAGACACCGTCGTCTTGACCCTGGCCTGCGGCAAGTACCGCTTCAACGACCTCAACCTCGGTGAAATCGGCGGCCTGCCGCGCATTATGGACATGGGCCAGTGCAACGACGCTTATTCCGCCATCCAGGTGGCCGTGGCCCTGGCCGGCGCCTTCAACTGTGAAGTAAACGACCTCCCGCTGACGCTGGTCCTCTCGTGGTACGAACAGAAAGCCGTGTGCATCCTGCTGACGCTTCTGTCGTTAGGCCTTAAGAACATCTACCTTGGGCCCACGTTGCCCGCGTTTATCTCTCCGAACGTGCTGGACGTCCTGGTCGAAAAATTCAACATCAAGCCCATCAGCACACCGGAAGCGGATCTGCAAGTGATACTTGGATAA
- a CDS encoding glycerol dehydratase reactivase beta/small subunit family protein yields MLKNRKSDSGPTVIIGCVLNTDTNHFLSEIIFGLEEEEIPFIVEKQDDNDLICDTVESAYNMALRSSLAVGIFIGRDKEIVLHHKKLPPKQPYFYLEPNEVNLDKARRIGTNAGRIVKRLPLLDI; encoded by the coding sequence ATGTTAAAAAACAGGAAGTCTGATTCCGGTCCGACAGTTATCATTGGTTGCGTTCTTAATACTGACACAAATCATTTTTTATCTGAAATCATTTTCGGGTTAGAGGAAGAAGAAATTCCATTTATTGTTGAAAAACAAGATGATAACGACTTAATTTGTGATACTGTGGAGTCTGCTTATAATATGGCCTTAAGATCTTCACTCGCTGTTGGAATATTTATTGGAAGAGATAAAGAAATTGTATTACATCATAAGAAGCTACCACCCAAACAGCCCTATTTTTATTTAGAACCCAATGAAGTTAATTTAGATAAAGCTAGACGAATAGGGACTAATGCAGGACGTATTGTAAAGAGACTCCCTTTATTGGATATTTAG